The genome window aatattcATTTTACACTACATCTTTTTCATGGGCGTCAATTCGTTCTTCTGCGTCATATTTGGAAAGTTCCTTAACCTGCTCTTGGCCTGTTAGTGTTTGTGCCTTGGCAGCTTCCTCCACCCAATTTAACCGCGCAATAAATACCAATAACAGCGTCAAGCAGGTAACAATACCAGTCAGAAGTCCAATGAGGAGTCCAACAAGCCCAAGACAGAGCTTGAAGGCAAAAACAACACCAAGTGGCAGAGCAAGGAAATAAAATCCACCTAGATTCGCGTACATGCCCAACCAGGGTCGTGCTGTCCCTCGAACTATGCCTCCACAAACTGCCAGCGGAAAATTAAACACTTCAACCAGAGCCATCAGCAACATTGTCTTCTTTACTCCCTTTATAATTGCCATATCATGGCTAAACAGTGGCCCCCAAATTCCCCTGGCAGCCACCATCACCAAGCTACCTATGCAACCAGAGATAAAGCCCAATGCCAGAGACACACATGCTGATCGGTAAGCAAGACCAGCTTGGTTCGCACCAAGCTCATTTGAGACACGTGTGGAAACACAAGTGGCTAGTGACAGCATCACTGAGAAAAGCAAATAGTCGAAGTTTAGCACAATGGCCAAAACTCCCACTGCTTGCTTAGCATTTGTGAGGTGGCCAGTAAGTAAAACTAGAATCTCATAACACCACCACTCAAGGCATGTGTTGAGGCAGCATGATCCACAAAGCTTGAGCAGCCTTATCCAATCTTCAATGCTCTGATCCCACCACCCTCCTTCCTTCCACATGCTTTCCTTTTTGTTCTCaagaattaaaacataaatggCTAGCAAAACCACGACAATAAGATCAGTTATCCAAACTGCCATGGAAACTCCTCTGAGGCCCATGGTCCTTGAGAGCACTAAGTTAATTGGTATGTGGAAGGCTAGTGCCACAGCAGAACTAAACATGGTGGGAAGAGTTATGCTCTGACAACTCAAGTAGGCTTTTAAGGGGCAGAAGAGTGAGGCAACAAACAAGTCAGGAATGAGACATGAAACATAGGTCCTGGCAACAGTGGAGATGTCTtgttgctggccaaaaaggatCAAAATCTTGTCAACATTAAGCCACAAGAAAGTGATGGGAAGTGATACCAATAGCAACAACGAGATTGCCATGAGAAGGGTCTTGTGAAGGAGCCTGAAGTTTTTGGCACCATGAGCCTGTCCACATATGGGTTCCATGGCACCACATAGACCATTGAGGACAGAGAAGCCAGTGACATTAGCAAAAGTGAAGCCGAGAGCTCCACCTGCTAAACTAAGCTCCCCAAGACGGCCTAAAAATGCTGTTGTGATGGCTGTCTTGGCAAACCAAGCCAAATTCATGGCCACCATTGGAAGGGCTATTCCTCGTTGAATTCTTAGCTCTGAGACCACCATCGAAACCATATTGGCAGGGCATTTTTGTAGGGGCTGAGGAGGTGAAGGGGGTTGGTCGTTTTTATCGTTTAAGCTTAGGTTGTTGTCTCCTAGTTTACATGTTAAGGTTGCTGACATTGTTGCTGTTGTGCCTTGGGATTGGTGGAATGCACGAGTTTGTTAATCGTGAGGGAGTTGTTTTTTAAGGCGCAATAGATTGGTGGTGGTAGCAGGCTTTTTTTTGGGTGCCAATAGAAGAAGCGGTTGGTGAAAGATTTATAGAGCATGATGAGCCATGCCTTCGGTTATTGCAAGAACCAAGACATGTCCCTACGTTGAGGGGAAGATTtgcaatagattttttttaactggtttgcaaaaggaattaaaaatttagacaaAACTTAGTGCAATATCTCCTGTCATACTTTTATTTCATAGTTTGTGCAGTAAAAATTAGACTTAATGttttttcatacatataatataacactattttagtttattatttaaaaaatattttttattttattacctcACATTTCTAAACTTTTGTTTGTATAGTTAAGCTCGGATTTCTAATAACATAACAAATCAATAAGTGATGATGTAAAATATCATgtcattatttaataaatttaaactaatggtaaaatatcaaaaataaaagtttaaaaatattaggtaataaaataaaataaaaaaaatttaggtaataaactaaaaaaaattataataatgaaaacatatttatacttaaaaattatcattaaatatcAGTAAGATATAATAAAGAGATATGCTATCATTTTGATCAAAACAGTACTAAAAGCAAtgatattattgtaattaattttttttcttgaaattgaaGCACTtcaattgttattataatatttgttaaatAGCATTCTATATTAAATTGGTGGTTGACTTTGAGACATCAAATGTGAATTATATGTACATGACGTGAAAACATaacgagttaaaatttatcatctacacacatgttttaattttcggaaaggtgaaaattttaaaactgatttagtatttaaaagatatttcttTTTTCCCCCAAAACCAAGCGGATAAATTCTAAAgtgcaaaaatgaaaattcctTTATCGTCTTATGCCACTCAAATTTGACGATAAGAGAACTTTCCTCATATACTGTAAACAACACTATTCTTTTCaacgaaaaagaaaatttattctttctttaaCCAAATTGGTGGTAATATTCGCACGTTCATCTTCCCACGCGCACATTAAAACAatagttttaaatttgatttaaattctCAAAATAATGTAGATATGGAAAAAACCAAATGGAATTGAGAAGGGAGAAGGAAGTTGTTTGATAGTGGTACGGgtggagaaaaagaaagattgtCAAAAGACTCAAAActaattgttttatatatatacacacacgagGAAACTTCCAACGAAAAACTTAAATTCAGCAAACTAACAGTGTAATAAGATCTAATCATCAAACACGTTATGATAAAAGAATAAACttgaaataaaaagttaaagagcaaaattaaactataaaaaattcgAGAACTAAAgcaaaacttaaattaaaagttaaatgacataaatactattatttttttaagagaagtaTATTAAGTCGGAATGGAAAATTTTCTTGAGAGGTAAAGTTCACTTCAATTATGCTCATTATATCTAACTGCTGGTTAGATATGCCTTTagtaaaatacaattaaaaaaaaaaaactacagtcATCTCAAATTAGTTgactagattttttttactgcaattaGTGGACTAGATACTACGTACAGTACGCCAATATTTATTTCTCAAGGCAGCATGCGAGCATATGTGACAAATGCAATCTTAGGTCGAAAAAAATCCCATTCGAGGTATATTGCCGAATATATTCTTTGAATTAAACGTTGAAGAATTAATGAAGAATCAAACCGGTTTCAATCCATATTCATTGATTCGGGCAGATTAATTCCGTCGGTTGATACCCTGTTAGGCTGAAAGTAATATTCATGTGCCAAattcatgttatatatatatatatatgctcgtattttgtaacaaaaaaaaaatgaatatatgctCCTATTTGGCTATTTCAAAGGCATGCATGGATGAGAATCAATGAAAGGCTACAATACAAGCTCCTGGCTTTTTCTGTGCTACTTGGACacctaatttaatataaaaggaCTGTAGGTACTAGAAGGTCATATAAATGCAACGTTAAGGTTGAGGAATGTAAGGGAATTTAACCATGGTGTGCGACTTTAACagatacatatacatataatcAGATTGGAGAAATTGTCATATACCCGCGAGCATAGGGGGAAAAGAGAACCGAAAGGTGGAAGCAGATACTTCAGGGCtgaatcctttttattttaacttatttttctcCACGTTCCCTTTCCCACTAATGATAGACACTCACGGCTCTGTAAAGTGGTTAGTGGAGGTTTGGTCCAGAAGCAGAACAAAAGCTTACCAAAGCTAATCATGTAACTTGTCCCTTACATGATCCATCACCACTAATTATTTTTCGTCTCATAAGCTTTTTAATCATAATTCTACTACACAACTTGAAGCATATATAACTATGTATATATGACAATGAACACTTCTTCATCCACTTTGAGGCCGAGCAAGCTGGAAACCTACCTTGCAATGAGTAACTGATACAATATAAACAATACATAAAtacaacaatttttattttaaaaatcaatatacaGGTATAATTAACAGTATATgaagttaaatataattatatttacatatttcttaaattttattttatttttttcttaatatactTTTTATAGATAGATAGGTTTTCCATTATTATCATGttattactagttttttttttcgaaatttattgaaaaagcaTTATCTaagcaaaaataaatagaacCGTTATAATTTGTGATAATAAATCTATCTCAATCTaaagaaaaatgtatatatagaaTCATAGATAgttagaatatataaaatatccaACTTTTGATATAGAGACAGACGACACTCGTAGGTGTGAAATAAATATgtcactaattttaaaatatttgtctttttcagcaattttaaaaatatgtgtaTCAGATATGATAAGTACACATTATATGCTTGAATATAGGTGTAGAGAGGTTATAATGAAATTATATGCGAGAGATTGAACACAAGAATACATTCAACTTGGTAAAAGTAAATCTTAAAAGAATAATTAGCAATCAAATTATAGTTAAAAGAATAATGAGAGCAAATAGAAACATGTTAGTGCTTGTAGAGAATATGTGAGTGATCAGATATGTACCActtgaaaatcataaattaataattaaggaagaaaaaaaaattctaattgttATGATGACAAGATAATTAAGTGACATGACAAAAGGGAAAGATAACAGGCCAAATATAAAGCGCATGTTTAGAAAGTTTAAattattgagagaaaaagagatgaGCCTGTCTTCGAGTACCtttcattaatatataaaattgtagGAGTGGAAATTGAGGTGTACCTCTTTACTTTGTCAAGATGTGATAAAGGGGCAGATGTTATTGTATGATGGTGCAAGCTAATATGAAAAGATGGAAAGGTCATGTAAGCCTGTGCTGCTGCATTCATCACAGTATACCTCAGAAAAGGAACATGGTATGCAAAGCAAGGCGATTCCCACTATTATTTTGCTCATTAGGATATTGCTATGATCCTAAAAGATCCTTCCAATTATATATGTGATTCTTAATATCTTAATCATTGCACGATGATCATCTATTCTTGTCAAAAGATTTCTGGTTTCTTACCATTTGTATACATGGGGTCCTCGTACTGTTGTACAtgcaacaaataataataagtggTTTTAATGGGGCAAGAAATCTAGCCAAGACTTAAATTACAATACAAACACACTTACGTCCACTAGGGAAAGAAAAACACAATTATGAATATCTACATAGCAGTGTTTTCGTGATAATGACTTCATGGTCAGAAAAATTGTAGGATGATAAGCGCCAAGTGCAAAATAAAGGCACAAATGTGGCCAGGAATTAACAATAATAGTTTGTAGCTTACCAAAGTCAATCGTGGGATgaagtttatccaaataaaATACCTGATTATTCAAACTAGTAGTAAAAATGATAATCCAGACATTAGTTTTTTAATCCAGTAACTAGTCAGTCTCAACTAGTGCCactcgttttttttttcctgggttCCAAAGCCACTTGTTGTTTGaacaaaagtattattttaattatatcctACTTTTAAAGATGAAACTATTAGACTAATAATTACTAGCAATGTTTCTCAAca of Glycine soja cultivar W05 chromosome 1, ASM419377v2, whole genome shotgun sequence contains these proteins:
- the LOC114424067 gene encoding protein DETOXIFICATION 56-like — its product is MSATLTCKLGDNNLSLNDKNDQPPSPPQPLQKCPANMVSMVVSELRIQRGIALPMVAMNLAWFAKTAITTAFLGRLGELSLAGGALGFTFANVTGFSVLNGLCGAMEPICGQAHGAKNFRLLHKTLLMAISLLLLVSLPITFLWLNVDKILILFGQQQDISTVARTYVSCLIPDLFVASLFCPLKAYLSCQSITLPTMFSSAVALAFHIPINLVLSRTMGLRGVSMAVWITDLIVVVLLAIYVLILENKKESMWKEGGWWDQSIEDWIRLLKLCGSCCLNTCLEWWCYEILVLLTGHLTNAKQAVGVLAIVLNFDYLLFSVMLSLATCVSTRVSNELGANQAGLAYRSACVSLALGFISGCIGSLVMVAARGIWGPLFSHDMAIIKGVKKTMLLMALVEVFNFPLAVCGGIVRGTARPWLGMYANLGGFYFLALPLGVVFAFKLCLGLVGLLIGLLTGIVTCLTLLLVFIARLNWVEEAAKAQTLTGQEQVKELSKYDAEERIDAHEKDVV